The following are encoded in a window of Microcaecilia unicolor chromosome 14, aMicUni1.1, whole genome shotgun sequence genomic DNA:
- the LOC115457114 gene encoding olfactory receptor 151-like produces the protein MEKVNFTTVTEFIILGFPEFPELQIPLFFLFLSIYLIILMGNLTMITVTCLDSRLHTPMYFFLSNLSFLDISCTSVTLPKLMDILLGNNNPISIYGCFIQLYLYLSLLSNEFFILSVMAYDRYVAICQPLCYHLIMNQKVCILLSLSTWILGPLFPAFYFIFFPNLSFCGSNEINHFFCDLSALLKLSCTSTSTIENAVYILGAVMAFPCFISTLTSYVFIISNILRIRSTEGRRKAFSTCSSHLTVVCLFYLTLMCVYVRPQSMQSMNQNKVISILHNTLIPMFNPVIYSLKNKDVKNALGKLFHRKLSA, from the coding sequence ATGGAAAAGGTCAATTTTACCACAGTGACAGAATTTATCATCTTGGGGTTTCCTGAATTTCCAGAGCTGCAGATTCCTCTCTTCTTTCTATTTTTATCGATTTACCTGATCATCCtgatggggaacctcactatgaTCACTGTTACGTGCCTGGACTCTCGTCTACACACCCCCATGTACTTTTTCCTCAGTAACTTGTCCTTTCTTGACATCTCTTGCACTTCAGTCACTCTCCCCAAGCTAATGGATATCTTGCTAGGAAATAACAATCCTATTTCTATATATGGGTGTTTTATACAGCTGTATTTGTATCTGTCTCTGCTAAGTAAtgaatttttcattctttcagtcATGGCCTATGACCGTTATGTTGCCATATGTCAACCCCTGTGTTACCATTTGATTATGAATCAGAAAGTTTGCATCCTGTTAAGTTTAAGCACATGGATCTTAGGTCCTCTGTTccctgcattttattttatttttttccctaaTTTATCTTTTTGTGGCTCCAATGAGATTAATCATTTCTTCTGTGATTTATCAGCATTGCTAAAGCTTTCTTGCACCAGCACCTCAACTATTGAAAATGCAGTTTACATTTTGGGGGCAGTTATGGCATTTCCCTGCTTCATCTCAACCCTCACTTCTTACGTCTTCATTATCTCCAACATCCTGAGGATCCGTTCCACAGAGGGGAGACGtaaagccttctccacctgctcctcccacctCACGGTTGTATGTCTGTTCTACTTGACTTTGATGTGTGTGTACGTCAGACCACAATCCATGCAATCGATGAATCAAAACAAAGTTATTTCTATATTGCATAATACTTTAATTCCGATGTTTAACCCTGTAATTTACAGCTTGAAAAACAAGGATGTTAAAAATGCCCTAGGAAAACTTTTCCATAGAAAACTATCTGCCTGA